The Nitrospira tepida genome includes a window with the following:
- the tal gene encoding transaldolase: MRVSNVKILNPVRALRIFGQSVWLDSIDRSLIASGRLQHLITEDGLGGVTSNPAIFEKAITGGADYAADLHTFRRECGLDAKACYERLAIEDIQSAADLLQPVYARTKRRDGYVSLEISPYLARDTRGTVDEARRLWDAVGRDNLMIKVPATPEGIPAIVQLLSRGINVNVTLIFSQDAYARVAEACLLGFEQLGERGGDVGSVASVASVFVSRLDTAADASIDARLKTATREADQILLKSLQGKVAVANAKLIYQRYRTLFSGPRWDALAARGAMPQRVLWASTGTKNPRYRDVLYLEELIGPETVSTVPPATLEAFRDHGHPEFRLTEGIEEANNTLTELQRAGISLKELTDRLLDEGLQSFRAAYDRLLDVIEHRSKADQPERSNGCPFALPASSPYGSGLGQRR, from the coding sequence ATGAGAGTCTCGAACGTCAAGATCCTCAATCCCGTTCGCGCCCTTCGGATATTCGGCCAATCCGTCTGGCTGGACTCGATCGATCGGAGCTTGATCGCTTCCGGCAGGCTTCAGCATTTGATCACCGAAGATGGGCTTGGTGGCGTGACTTCCAACCCGGCGATCTTTGAGAAGGCCATCACGGGCGGCGCCGACTACGCCGCGGACCTCCATACATTTAGGAGGGAGTGCGGCCTGGACGCGAAGGCCTGCTACGAGCGGCTGGCCATCGAGGATATCCAAAGCGCGGCCGACCTCCTGCAGCCGGTCTATGCGCGAACGAAGCGGCGCGACGGCTACGTGAGCTTGGAGATCTCGCCCTATCTGGCCCGAGACACCAGGGGCACCGTCGACGAGGCACGACGATTGTGGGATGCCGTCGGACGCGACAACCTGATGATCAAGGTGCCCGCCACGCCGGAAGGCATCCCGGCCATCGTGCAGTTGCTCAGCCGGGGGATCAATGTCAATGTGACCCTCATTTTCTCTCAGGACGCCTATGCGCGCGTGGCCGAGGCTTGCCTGCTGGGCTTCGAGCAACTGGGAGAGCGGGGCGGCGATGTCGGCAGCGTGGCCAGCGTCGCCAGCGTGTTCGTCAGCCGCCTGGACACGGCGGCGGACGCCTCCATCGACGCGCGCCTGAAGACCGCCACGAGAGAAGCGGACCAGATCCTCTTGAAAAGCCTTCAAGGAAAGGTGGCCGTGGCGAATGCCAAGCTGATTTACCAGCGCTATCGGACCCTGTTCTCCGGTCCGCGATGGGACGCGCTGGCTGCACGAGGCGCCATGCCCCAACGGGTGCTCTGGGCGAGTACCGGCACGAAGAATCCCCGTTATCGCGATGTGCTGTACCTGGAGGAACTCATCGGTCCCGAGACGGTCAGCACGGTTCCGCCCGCAACCTTGGAGGCCTTTCGTGATCACGGGCACCCGGAATTTCGGCTGACCGAAGGGATTGAGGAGGCAAACAACACGTTGACGGAACTCCAGCGGGCGGGAATCTCTTTGAAGGAGCTGACCGATCGGTTGTTGGATGAGGGGCTGCAGTCGTTCAGAGCCGCCTATGACCGGCTTCTCGACGTGATCGAGCACCGGTCCAAGGCAGACCAACCGGAACGATCGAATGGTTGCCCGTTCGCGCTGCCGGCTTCCTCGCCCTATGGATCAGGTCTTGGCCAGAGGAGGTAG
- a CDS encoding protocatechuate 3,4-dioxygenase: MVEALTRRRFVFTSLGSVGLWLLAPALSRADELACLLTPPQTEGPYYPPQRQLDALLDKDGDLTFVNGKSGRATGQLLYVTGHLRDSHCRPIEGALVEIWQASANGRYHHPRDAGNPAPLDPYFQYWGKAVTDREGRYLFKTIKPGEYEADRGWIRPSHIHFKVRAPNGRDLTTQMYFAGDPHQEDDYILRRVPPAERSRVIVPMEAPAGDFEAAAKVCRFNLTL, from the coding sequence ATGGTCGAGGCTCTCACCAGGCGTCGCTTCGTCTTCACCAGCTTGGGTTCAGTCGGACTCTGGCTGCTGGCCCCAGCTCTCTCCCGCGCCGACGAGCTCGCCTGTCTGCTTACGCCGCCACAGACGGAAGGACCTTACTATCCTCCGCAGCGGCAGCTTGACGCCCTCTTAGACAAGGACGGCGATTTGACTTTCGTAAATGGCAAATCCGGAAGGGCGACCGGACAACTACTCTATGTCACCGGCCACCTCCGAGACAGCCATTGCCGTCCCATCGAAGGGGCGCTAGTCGAGATCTGGCAGGCCTCGGCCAACGGCCGCTACCACCACCCTCGAGACGCGGGGAATCCGGCCCCGCTCGATCCCTACTTCCAATATTGGGGGAAGGCCGTGACGGACCGGGAGGGGCGCTATCTCTTCAAGACCATCAAGCCGGGCGAGTACGAGGCGGATCGCGGCTGGATCAGGCCGTCGCACATCCACTTCAAAGTCCGCGCGCCCAACGGCCGGGACCTGACGACGCAGATGTACTTTGCCGGCGATCCGCACCAAGAGGACGACTACATTCTCCGCCGCGTTCCTCCGGCCGAGCGCAGCCGGGTGATTGTCCCGATGGAAGCCCCGGCCGGAGATTTCGAGGCGGCGGCAAAGGTCTGCCGCTTTAATCTGACGCTGTAG
- the sthA gene encoding Si-specific NAD(P)(+) transhydrogenase, translated as MEAPAVVSTGYDVDLLCIGSGPAGQRAAIQAAKLGKRTALVEKRRCLGGICLDTGTIPSKTFREAVCSLANHNGLLRPGTAVRTGLEGTRRPSVEELFQGVGLVTQRESQVIEQQLYRNGVELIRGEASFVDPHTLAVVSEEGRRTVTAANILIAVGTTPALPPGVPVDGDVILTSDDLLRLRRLPKKLAVVGGGIIGIEYASMFAALNVEVMLVDKRDRLLEFLDRESVDELMHQMRGRRVTFRLGEAVERLDVAAGEPRQAVLHLESGKRIVADHVLYSVGRIGATGRLNLASAGLSPDDRGRLAVDRQFRTAVPHIYAVGDVIGFPSLASTSFSQGRLAACYAFGVEAGPMIEHLPIGIYALPEISAIGAPEHELTQNKIPYETGIARYREIARGQILGDDSGFLKLLVHREDQRLLGVHAVGTGATELIHIGQAVLELGGGLQYFLRTVFNYPTLAECYKVAALDASNKLCA; from the coding sequence GTGGAGGCTCCGGCTGTCGTGAGCACAGGCTACGACGTTGACCTCTTGTGCATCGGCAGCGGCCCGGCCGGGCAGCGAGCCGCGATCCAGGCGGCCAAGCTCGGCAAACGAACCGCGCTCGTGGAAAAACGCCGTTGCCTGGGAGGCATCTGTCTGGACACCGGAACCATCCCGAGCAAGACGTTCCGCGAAGCCGTCTGTTCCCTCGCCAACCACAACGGTCTGCTGCGCCCCGGCACAGCCGTTCGCACCGGACTCGAGGGGACGCGCCGCCCCTCTGTAGAAGAACTCTTCCAGGGCGTGGGACTGGTCACTCAACGAGAGTCCCAGGTCATCGAGCAGCAACTGTATCGGAACGGGGTCGAGTTGATCAGGGGAGAGGCCTCGTTTGTCGATCCCCACACGCTGGCGGTGGTCTCCGAAGAAGGCCGGCGCACCGTGACCGCCGCCAACATCTTGATTGCGGTGGGCACGACCCCGGCCTTGCCCCCCGGCGTGCCTGTGGATGGCGACGTCATTCTCACCAGCGATGACCTGCTGCGTTTGAGGCGCCTGCCCAAAAAGCTCGCGGTCGTCGGCGGGGGCATCATCGGGATCGAGTATGCGTCGATGTTTGCCGCATTGAACGTCGAGGTGATGCTGGTGGACAAGCGGGACCGGCTCCTGGAGTTTCTGGACCGCGAGAGCGTCGATGAACTCATGCACCAGATGCGAGGCCGGCGCGTGACCTTTCGATTGGGCGAAGCCGTCGAGCGGCTGGACGTCGCCGCGGGAGAGCCGCGGCAAGCCGTGCTCCATCTGGAATCGGGGAAACGGATCGTCGCGGATCACGTTCTCTATTCGGTCGGGCGGATCGGCGCCACTGGGCGGCTCAACCTCGCGTCGGCGGGGCTCAGCCCGGACGATCGCGGACGGTTGGCAGTCGATCGGCAGTTCCGCACGGCGGTGCCGCATATCTACGCGGTCGGCGATGTCATCGGCTTTCCAAGCCTGGCCTCGACCTCGTTCTCGCAAGGACGGCTGGCGGCCTGTTATGCGTTCGGCGTGGAGGCGGGGCCGATGATCGAGCACCTGCCGATCGGCATCTACGCCCTCCCCGAGATCTCCGCGATCGGCGCGCCGGAACATGAGCTGACGCAGAACAAGATCCCCTACGAGACCGGCATTGCGCGATATCGGGAAATCGCACGGGGACAGATTCTCGGGGACGACAGCGGGTTTCTGAAGCTGCTGGTCCATCGCGAGGATCAGCGGTTGCTGGGCGTCCACGCTGTCGGGACCGGCGCCACGGAACTGATCCATATCGGCCAGGCCGTCCTGGAATTGGGAGGGGGACTCCAGTATTTCCTGCGGACCGTGTTCAACTATCCCACGTTGGCGGAATGTTACAAGGTGGCCGCATTGGACGCCTCCAACAAACTGTGTGCATGA
- a CDS encoding proteasome subunit alpha: MGMQGDFLQLLKERGYQFGAPAVSDAKAGQEIVKATTILAMKYRDGVLVAGDRRATAGNMVMYDRTDKVLEIDRYSVMAIAGVPATAYEMVRVLEHSFKYYRRSQLQDLSFEGKLRAVSKLLKDNVAAALSGTGAVAPLFAGYDHEAGQAKIYFYDILGAEFEGVEYAVSGSGSPTIRGILHYLNTWGERPLREETREQAAMQALRLLTSAAEFDSATGGVNREANLYPVVKLITEKGVETLSDQDLRALFETKVARVG, from the coding sequence ATGGGCATGCAAGGCGACTTTCTTCAGCTTCTTAAGGAACGGGGGTATCAGTTCGGCGCGCCGGCCGTCTCCGACGCCAAGGCCGGGCAGGAGATCGTGAAGGCGACGACGATCCTGGCAATGAAGTATCGGGACGGCGTGCTTGTGGCGGGGGATCGGCGGGCGACCGCCGGCAACATGGTCATGTACGACCGCACCGACAAGGTGCTCGAGATCGACCGCTACAGCGTCATGGCGATCGCCGGCGTGCCGGCCACGGCCTATGAAATGGTCCGGGTGCTGGAACATTCGTTCAAATACTACCGCCGGAGCCAACTGCAGGACTTGAGCTTCGAGGGCAAGCTGCGCGCTGTGTCCAAGCTGCTCAAGGACAATGTCGCGGCGGCCCTCTCCGGCACCGGGGCCGTGGCGCCGTTATTCGCCGGGTATGACCATGAGGCGGGACAGGCCAAGATTTATTTCTACGACATCTTGGGCGCGGAGTTTGAAGGGGTGGAGTATGCGGTGTCCGGTTCCGGTTCCCCGACCATCCGGGGCATTCTGCACTATCTCAACACGTGGGGCGAGCGGCCGTTGCGGGAGGAGACGAGGGAGCAGGCCGCGATGCAGGCGCTGCGCCTGTTGACGAGCGCCGCGGAGTTCGATTCGGCGACCGGCGGAGTGAACCGGGAAGCCAACCTCTATCCGGTCGTGAAGCTGATAACGGAGAAGGGCGTGGAAACCCTGTCGGACCAGGATCTGAGGGCGCTGTTTGAAACCAAGGTCGCCCGTGTCGGGTGA
- a CDS encoding DUF433 domain-containing protein: MKELTRITTDPQVMGGKPCIRGLRVTVGTVVGLVAAGHSKEDILKLYPYLEEPDIAEALSYAAWRAEEIEVPLTRA, from the coding sequence ATGAAAGAACTCACACGGATTACCACGGACCCGCAGGTGATGGGCGGCAAGCCCTGCATCCGCGGGCTCCGCGTGACGGTTGGAACCGTTGTTGGTCTTGTGGCTGCCGGCCATTCCAAAGAAGACATTCTGAAGCTCTATCCCTACCTCGAGGAACCAGACATCGCTGAGGCGCTGTCCTACGCCGCATGGCGTGCTGAAGAGATCGAAGTCCCCCTCACG
- the hpnR gene encoding hopanoid C-3 methylase HpnR, producing MKVLAVHPGPLMYTKIYLRLEPLGLELVAQAIRAAGHDVRLIDLQVETQQDYVRLIEEWRPDAVGFSCNYLPNVPEVIDLAKLAKARLPRTAVFVGGHSASFVARELLDHGQGAIDCVVKGEGESVVASLLSAFEQDRHAVSSLPGCVTMAGEGPPPRFVTSLDAVQPARDLLRHRRKYFIGVLDPCASIEFTRGCPWDCSFCSAWTFYGRSYRALSTDRIIEDLERVKEPGIFIVDDVAFIQAEHGMAIGEAIARKGIGKQYYLETRGDVLLRNKEVFRFWKRLGLRYMFLGVEAIDEEGLKRHRKRISLGKNFEALEFARSLGITVAINLIADPDWDRRRFEAIRQWCLEIPEIVNISVNTPYPGTESWVTESRKIQTRDYRLFDIQHAVLPTRLPLPEFYDELVKTQRILNNKHLGWAALKSTAKIAAGHVLRGQTNFVKMLWKFHSVYNPALQLSDHAQPVRYEMALPQSRADAASRPLLYIHPARGRHGRNLDEATEQFVEHTRTGQSV from the coding sequence ATGAAAGTCCTGGCCGTTCATCCCGGTCCGCTGATGTACACCAAGATCTATCTGCGCCTGGAGCCATTGGGGTTGGAGCTGGTCGCGCAAGCGATTCGAGCGGCGGGTCATGATGTGCGGCTGATCGATCTGCAGGTGGAGACCCAGCAGGATTATGTGCGGCTGATCGAGGAGTGGCGGCCGGACGCCGTCGGCTTCTCCTGCAACTACCTGCCGAACGTGCCGGAGGTCATCGACCTCGCCAAGCTCGCGAAAGCGCGGCTGCCCCGGACCGCCGTCTTTGTCGGCGGCCATAGCGCCTCGTTCGTCGCCCGGGAGCTGCTCGACCACGGCCAGGGCGCGATCGATTGCGTCGTCAAGGGAGAAGGCGAAAGCGTGGTGGCGAGTTTGCTGTCGGCGTTCGAGCAGGACCGCCATGCGGTCTCGAGCCTGCCGGGCTGCGTGACGATGGCCGGCGAAGGGCCTCCCCCGCGGTTCGTCACGAGCTTGGATGCCGTCCAGCCGGCCCGTGATCTGCTCCGGCATCGGCGCAAGTACTTCATCGGCGTCCTGGACCCCTGCGCCTCGATCGAGTTCACCCGCGGCTGTCCCTGGGACTGTTCCTTTTGCAGCGCCTGGACCTTCTATGGACGCAGTTACCGCGCGCTCAGCACGGACCGGATCATCGAGGATCTCGAGCGGGTCAAGGAGCCGGGGATCTTCATCGTCGATGACGTGGCCTTCATCCAGGCCGAGCATGGGATGGCGATCGGAGAAGCGATCGCCAGGAAAGGAATCGGCAAACAGTACTACCTGGAGACGCGCGGCGATGTGCTCCTCCGGAACAAGGAGGTCTTCCGATTCTGGAAGCGGCTCGGGCTCAGATACATGTTTCTGGGCGTCGAAGCGATCGACGAGGAGGGGCTCAAGAGACATCGCAAGCGCATCTCGTTGGGGAAAAACTTCGAGGCCTTGGAATTCGCCCGCTCGCTGGGCATTACGGTCGCGATCAACCTGATCGCCGATCCGGATTGGGATCGCCGGCGGTTCGAGGCCATCCGCCAGTGGTGCCTGGAGATTCCGGAGATCGTCAACATCAGCGTCAATACGCCCTATCCGGGCACGGAAAGCTGGGTGACGGAATCCCGGAAGATTCAGACGCGGGACTACCGGCTGTTTGACATTCAACATGCGGTCTTGCCGACGAGGCTGCCGCTCCCCGAGTTCTACGACGAATTGGTCAAGACCCAGCGGATTCTCAACAATAAGCATCTGGGCTGGGCCGCGCTCAAATCCACGGCCAAGATCGCCGCCGGGCACGTGCTGCGAGGCCAAACCAACTTCGTCAAGATGCTCTGGAAATTCCATAGCGTCTACAACCCGGCGCTGCAACTGTCCGACCATGCGCAGCCGGTCCGATACGAAATGGCCCTGCCTCAATCCCGCGCCGACGCCGCCTCCAGGCCGCTCCTGTATATCCACCCGGCCCGCGGGCGGCATGGGCGCAACCTCGATGAGGCCACGGAACAGTTCGTGGAGCACACGAGAACCGGCCAGAGCGTCTGA
- a CDS encoding proteasome accessory factor PafA2 family protein: protein MLNKIFGLETEYGLLVNEDRPDHSPTWYAHRIRDYIFNVQQRGVLDLHHRGHDEPPGNGGFLTNAGRLYLDMGHIEYASPECGSLADVVASDRAGDLLIQQAIDDLGLGGAVSLIKNNIDHETDATFGCHENYLVSRRFPFTRRGLSKLLPFLVTRQIFTGSGRVGAATVDEMWVPRGQIILPRSRLLDGRDGPRVDFQLSQRADHIMNDFFEWVQGNRSIVNTRDEPLADPNAYRRIHLLLGDSNMAEYASALKLGTTALVLQLIEEGHAPDGLQLADPVESLQEISQDQARKWLVTLESGKTLSALDIQEQYLEAAQRHCKGQDQETDWVLEQWEQVLQDLKGDYTKLVGRVDWASKLWLLETYREAERVGWDDPMLKSLDLEYHNLNAGRGLYFGLLEEGKVPRFMADRAVELAQDRPPRDTRAFGRSEVVRHLPACGPPPDSDDQPVRDRFYPAYIINWSAFQLRGRDPFMMPNPFKTYVQEVKAHLSGG from the coding sequence ATGTTGAACAAGATCTTCGGGCTTGAAACCGAATACGGGCTCCTCGTCAACGAGGACCGGCCCGACCATTCGCCGACCTGGTACGCCCACCGGATTCGCGACTATATCTTCAACGTGCAGCAGCGCGGCGTGCTCGACCTGCATCACCGCGGGCACGATGAGCCGCCCGGCAACGGCGGGTTCCTGACCAACGCCGGACGCCTGTACCTCGACATGGGGCATATCGAATATGCCTCGCCCGAATGCGGGTCGTTGGCGGATGTCGTGGCATCGGACCGGGCCGGCGATTTGCTGATCCAGCAGGCCATCGACGACCTGGGCTTGGGCGGCGCGGTGTCGCTGATCAAGAACAACATCGACCACGAGACGGACGCCACGTTCGGCTGCCATGAAAACTATCTGGTCTCCCGGCGGTTCCCGTTCACCCGGCGCGGCCTGTCCAAGCTGCTGCCGTTTCTGGTGACCCGGCAGATCTTCACGGGATCTGGGCGGGTGGGGGCGGCCACGGTGGACGAGATGTGGGTGCCGCGCGGGCAGATCATCCTGCCGAGAAGCCGGTTGCTGGACGGGCGGGACGGTCCCAGGGTGGATTTTCAACTGTCGCAGCGCGCGGATCACATCATGAACGATTTTTTCGAATGGGTGCAGGGCAACCGCTCGATCGTGAACACCCGCGACGAGCCGCTGGCCGATCCGAATGCCTACCGGCGCATCCACCTGCTTTTGGGCGATTCGAACATGGCGGAGTACGCCAGCGCCCTCAAGCTCGGCACGACGGCGCTGGTGTTGCAATTAATCGAGGAAGGCCATGCGCCGGACGGGTTGCAGTTGGCCGATCCGGTCGAGTCGTTGCAAGAGATCTCGCAAGATCAGGCAAGGAAATGGCTCGTGACGTTGGAATCGGGGAAGACGCTCTCGGCGCTCGATATTCAGGAACAGTATCTGGAGGCGGCGCAGCGCCATTGTAAAGGCCAGGACCAGGAGACGGATTGGGTGCTGGAACAGTGGGAGCAGGTGCTCCAGGATCTCAAAGGCGACTATACGAAGCTGGTCGGCCGGGTCGATTGGGCCAGCAAATTGTGGCTGCTCGAAACCTATCGGGAAGCGGAGCGGGTCGGGTGGGATGATCCGATGCTCAAGAGCCTGGACCTGGAGTACCACAATTTGAACGCCGGCCGCGGGCTCTACTTCGGCTTGCTGGAAGAAGGGAAGGTGCCGCGGTTCATGGCCGATCGGGCCGTCGAGCTGGCGCAGGACCGGCCTCCCCGCGACACCCGCGCGTTCGGCCGGTCTGAAGTGGTCCGTCACCTGCCCGCCTGTGGGCCGCCGCCGGATTCCGACGATCAACCGGTGCGCGACCGCTTTTATCCCGCCTACATCATCAACTGGTCCGCGTTCCAACTGCGCGGCCGCGACCCCTTCATGATGCCGAACCCCTTCAAGACCTACGTGCAGGAAGTGAAGGCCCACCTCTCGGGCGGATGA